In Mustela lutreola isolate mMusLut2 chromosome 1, mMusLut2.pri, whole genome shotgun sequence, one genomic interval encodes:
- the REEP4 gene encoding receptor expression-enhancing protein 4, whose product MVSWILCRLVVLVFGMLYPAYASYKAVKTKNIREYVRWMMYWIVFALFMAVETFTDIFISWFPFYYEIKMAFVLWLLSPYTRGASLLYRKFVHPSLSRHEKEIDTCIVQAKERSYETVLSFGKRGLNIAASAAVQAATKSQGALAGRLRSFSMQDLRSIPDDPAPTYQDPLYLEDQVPCHRPPIGYRAGGLQDSDTDDECWSDTEVVPQPPARPRERPLSRSQSLRVVKRKPPVREGTTSRSLKVRTRKKTISSDMNS is encoded by the exons ATGGTGTCCTGGATACTCTGTCGCCTGGTGGT GTTGGTGTTTGGGATGCTGTACCCAGCGTATGCTTCCTACAAGGCTGTGAAGACCAAAAACATTCGTGAATAT GTCCGGTGGATGATGTACTGGATAGTCTTTGCACTGTTCATGGCGGTGGAGACCTTCACGGACATCTTTATTTCCTG GTTCCCTTTCTACTATGAGATCAAGATGGCCTTTGTACTGTGGCTGTTGTCACCTTACACCAGAGGGGCCAGCCTGCTTTACCGCAAGTTTGTCCACCCGTCCTTGTCCCGTCATGAGAAG GAGATTGACACCTGTATTGTGCAGGCCAAGGAGCGCAGCTATGAGACGGTGCTCAGTTTTGGGAAACGGGGCCTCAACATTGCTGCTTCAGCCGCTGTGCAGGctgccaccaag AGTCAGGGTGCACTGGCCGGAAGGCTGCGGAGCTTCTCCATGCAGGATCTGCGCTCCATCCCCGATGACCCTGCTCCCACCTACCAGGATCCCCTCTACCTGGAGGACCAAGTCCCTTGCCACAGGCCACCCATCG GGTACCGGGCAGGGGGCCTGCAGGACAGTGACACCGACGATGAATGTTGGTCAGATACCGAGGTAGTCCCCCAGCCACCTGCCCGGCCCCGAGAGAGACCTCTGAGCCGCAGCCAAAGCCTGCGTGTGGTCAAGAGGAAGCCGCCGGTGCGGGAG ggtACCACCTCGCGCTCCCTGAAGGTTCGGACAAGGAAGAAGACCATCTCTTCGGACATGAACAGCTAG